In Helianthus annuus cultivar XRQ/B chromosome 8, HanXRQr2.0-SUNRISE, whole genome shotgun sequence, a single genomic region encodes these proteins:
- the LOC110875932 gene encoding uncharacterized protein LOC110875932 has product MMNANDFFFFKFNDEVGMSNVLKDGPWIIRSQPLFLDNWTPTTKLEKKEVKKVQVWVKIHEVPLAAYTEDGLSLIATTTGDPKMLDSFTTSMCMESWGCSSYARALIEISADNDLREEISMAIPEPEGEGFIKETMFVEYEWNPHRCAKCCVFGHATDVCPKQPRRPGKAIQENQNWNAQKNRPAKKVPIVDQDGYTGVYGKKAAKKVGIPVNKQISKFEYRPVGSKPKGDTNKTSSATDVRSSNPFDVLNEVEDVAGTSNTKSGVNNDESDDDDEVIENDFDMDGFLKEGTLNVKSKGASTPSPIVNDESHVDVGNLGKVCKSVFRSWEWTSNGGCCDKGTRIIIGWNPAIFDVMILSQSPQVMHLQLVFKLDKRMIFCSFIYAANYYVSRKELWHNLSVHKALVNDKPWCIMGDFNSALNIEDNSMGTSSISIGMRDFQECVDNIEVVDINRMGIHFTWTQKPKNGVGLLKKLDRVMGNTAFIADFPNSVAMFKPYRLSDHCPCILSFPDAGMLKPRSFKFANFLVFKPEFSDIVKDKWETSVNGVHQFRVVKKLRLLKHPLRSLLFKQGNLHKKVEKLRVELDSIQHLIDRDPANADLRVSETSISRQLQEASLDEERFLKEKSKVDWLSAGDMNSAFFHSSQKVRNHVSRIEVIKDSAALRKIFGSQGDISLTPAPDLFSKVLAPQVATHMIRQVTAEEVKKAMFSIGIDKAPGPDGKPSSGIESHEYCAHSENSYSFSCH; this is encoded by the exons ATGATGAACGCGAatgattttttctttttcaagtttaacgATGAAGTGGGTATGTCGAACGTCCTTAAAGATGGGCCATGGATAATCAGATCTCAACCATTATTTCTTGATAACTGGACGCCAACTACTAAGCTTGAAAAGAAGGAGGTCAAGAAAGTTCAAGTATGGGTCAAAATTCATGAAGTTCCTTTAGCGGCTTATACGGAGGATGGCTTGAGCTTGATTGCAACAACCACTGGGGATCCAAAAATGCTTGACTCGTTTACCACATCTATGTGCATGGAATCCTGGGGCTGTAGTAGCTATGCTAGAGCTCTGATTGAGATATCAGCAGATAACGACCTCCGGGAAGAAATTTCAATGGCAATACCAGAACCTGAAGGGGAGGGTTTTATTAAAGAGACCATGTTTGTGGAATACGAATGGAATCCGCATCGGTGTGCTAAGTGTTGTGTTTTCGGTCATGCGACTGATGTTTGTCCTAAACAACCGAGGAGACCGGGCAAAGCTATCCAGGAGAACCAAAATTGGAATGCTCAAAAGAATCGTCCAGCTAAGAAGGTGCCAATCGTGGACCAGGATGGGTACACAGGTGTTTATGGCAAGAAAGCGGCAAAGAAAGTTGGTATACCCGTGAATAAACAAATATCTAAGTTTGAATATCGTCCTGTAGGTTCAAAGCCGAAGGGGGACACCAATAAAACATCGAGTGCTACGGATGTAAGGTCGAGTAATCCTTTCGATGTTCTTAACGAAGTGGAAGATGTTGCAGGTACTAGTAACACAAAGTCGGGGGTAAACAATGATGAgtccgatgatgatgatgaggttaTTGAGAATGATTTTGATATGGACGGGTTTTTAAAGGAGGGTACTCTTAATGTTAAAAgtaaaggggcaagcactccttctccGATAGTTAATGATG AATCTCATGTGGATGTTGGTAATTTGGGTAAGGTGTGTAAGTCAGTCTTTCGTTCGTGGGAGTGGACTTCTAACGGTGGTTGTTGTGACAAAGGCACGAGAATTATTATTGGATGGAACCCGGCTATTTTTGATGTGATGATTTTGTCTCAATCTCCTCAGGTTATGCATCTTCAGCTTGTGTTTAAATTGGATAAAAGAAtgattttttgttcttttatttatGCTGCTAATTATTATGTTTCCCGTAAAGAGTTGTGGCATAATCTCTCAGTGCATAAAGCCCTTGTTAATGATAAACCTTGGTGCATTATGGGTGATTTTAACTCGGCTCTCAACATTGAAGATAATTCTATGGGAACGTCATCGATTTCTATTGGTATGAGAGATTTTCAGGAGTGTGTGGATAATATTGAGGTTGTCGATATTAACCGAATGGGGATCCATTTTACATGGACTCAAAAACCAAAAAATGGGGTAGGGTTACTAAAGAAACTTGATCGAGTGATGGGTAATACAGCTTTTATAGCTGATTTTCCTAATTCGGTTGCCATGTTTAAGCCGTATAGGTTATCGGATCACTGCCCGTGCATTCTTTCATTCCCGGATGCTGGTATGTTAAAGCCGAGGTCCTTCAAGTTTGCTAATTTCCTGGTTTTCAAACCTGAGTTTTCGGATATTGTTAAAGATAAATGGGAGACGTCTGTGAATGGTGTTCATCAATTTAGGGTGGTAAAAAAACTCCGGTTACTGAAACACCCGTTGCGCTCCTTGCTTTTCAAGCAAGGCAATCTGCATAAAAAAGTTGAAAAGCTGCGCGTGGAGCTGGATTCTATTCAGCATCTTATTGATCGGGATCCTGCTAATGCGGATTTACGAGTTTCTGAGACTTCGATCAGTCGTCAGCTCCAAGAGGCTTCGTTAGATGAGGAACGATTTCTGAAAGAAAAGTCAAAAGTTGATTGGTTGAGTGCGGGGGATATGAACTCGGCATTTTTTCATTCATCACAGAAAGTCAGAAATCATGTTAGCCGGATTGAGGTGATCAAAGATTCGGCAG CATTACGAAAAATTTTTGGGTCTCAAGGCGATATTTCTCTTACTCCGGCTCCGGATTTATTCTCTAAAGTCCTTGCTCCTCAGGTTGCTACTCATATGATTCGTCAAGTTACGGCGGAAGAGGTGAAAAAGGCAATGTTTTCTATTGGTATCGATAAAGCGCCTGGTCCTGATGG GAAACCTTCTTCGGGAATTGAATCACACGAATATTGTGCTCATTCCGAAAATTCCTACTCCTTCAGCTGTCATTGA